From the genome of Bernardetia sp., one region includes:
- a CDS encoding tetratricopeptide repeat protein, whose amino-acid sequence MKIRHAIVLLSCIFFSMNTLYAQEQAIIDSLQAIIDKENISIKDKVDTYNELANQVSLNDSTTLFSYIDISIKLALENNYVEGFIDAKNIAGYYYISQHNFEKAQSMYEANIKEAKENNYKEGEADAYYAWGKLYRTQRNYTNAIEKYNEAVGIYKTIDNKEKIGSIYKDIGLVYIYLGEYDKAIISYKTAIHNFKEIGNDKEMASIYNNIGVVYKRKSEYDRALEYYEKAIDIEQKLGNDTGIVKLYNNLGSMQEARGFYAQAMQYYQKSLKIKEKLGDKESLGVAYVNIGSIHQVQASYDLALEYYQKAKELYKEADSQEYLSYVYIHLGNVYELKNEYDIATMYYEKSLKLMEELGDKSGKATIYQSFMTLNLIKEQYQTAIEFGKLSVQIREELGEKATLATSYIDLGKVYFQMKNYKNALPLLNKGVELGKQYHELQAVRSGAEMLSKIYSEQDNYQQAYKNEILFREMKDSLSNTENTKLITRLESEYAFKKVEDSLHKENIVQAEQIEKDKIEAKFQRNINILVLIILVIVVITAVFIYRSQSKTKKLNSQLNKQKKELAEVNGELQGLNEELQQNQDEIIAQRDSIESQNQLLEEQNQNIAHSINAAQTIQAAILPYQERMKKELGEYFIIYRPRDVVSGDFYWLGNLKGKTIIGALDCTGHGVSGAFMSMIGFTLLNEIINTRKVTEPAKILEQLRNDIRRALRQNETGMSNGMDAVFITIEDDETASMKKVTFAGAKCPLWYVNAEKNKVEKIKGSNISIGLDYKEVRNFESTTLLLPKDSLLYFGSDGIIDQNDNNKKKFGSIRLKEFFQESHHLPLEEQKQKLEEQIDAHMQNTKQRDDILWMGVKI is encoded by the coding sequence ATGAAGATTCGCCATGCGATTGTGCTATTGAGCTGTATTTTTTTCTCTATGAATACACTTTATGCACAAGAACAAGCTATTATTGATTCTTTACAAGCAATCATTGATAAAGAGAATATTTCTATAAAAGATAAAGTTGATACTTATAATGAACTTGCTAACCAAGTTTCCTTAAACGATTCTACAACTCTTTTTTCCTACATTGATATATCTATTAAATTAGCTCTAGAGAATAATTATGTAGAGGGATTTATAGATGCAAAAAATATAGCTGGATATTATTATATAAGCCAACATAACTTTGAAAAAGCTCAATCCATGTATGAAGCTAATATAAAAGAGGCTAAAGAAAATAACTATAAAGAAGGAGAAGCTGACGCTTACTATGCTTGGGGAAAACTTTACAGAACACAACGAAATTATACAAATGCCATCGAAAAATACAATGAAGCCGTAGGTATTTATAAAACTATAGACAACAAAGAAAAAATTGGCTCTATTTATAAAGATATCGGACTTGTCTATATTTATCTTGGAGAGTATGACAAAGCTATCATTTCATACAAAACTGCTATTCATAACTTCAAAGAAATAGGAAACGATAAAGAAATGGCAAGTATTTATAATAACATTGGAGTTGTTTATAAACGAAAAAGTGAATATGATAGAGCATTGGAATATTATGAGAAAGCTATAGATATTGAACAAAAACTAGGTAATGACACAGGAATTGTAAAGTTGTATAACAACTTAGGAAGTATGCAAGAAGCTAGAGGGTTTTATGCTCAAGCTATGCAATATTATCAGAAGTCTTTAAAAATTAAGGAGAAATTAGGAGATAAAGAAAGTTTAGGAGTTGCTTATGTCAATATTGGAAGTATTCACCAAGTACAAGCCTCTTACGATTTAGCTTTAGAATATTACCAAAAAGCTAAAGAACTCTACAAGGAAGCAGACAGTCAAGAGTATCTTTCATATGTCTATATACACTTAGGAAATGTCTATGAACTGAAAAACGAATATGATATTGCCACTATGTATTATGAAAAAAGCCTAAAGCTAATGGAAGAACTGGGTGATAAAAGTGGAAAGGCAACTATCTATCAAAGTTTTATGACCCTAAATCTAATAAAAGAGCAGTATCAAACAGCCATAGAGTTTGGGAAATTATCCGTACAAATAAGAGAAGAACTAGGCGAAAAGGCTACATTAGCAACCTCTTACATAGATTTGGGAAAAGTCTATTTTCAAATGAAAAACTATAAGAATGCTCTTCCTCTCTTGAATAAAGGCGTAGAGTTAGGCAAACAATATCACGAATTACAAGCTGTACGTAGTGGTGCAGAAATGCTTTCCAAAATCTATTCAGAACAAGATAATTATCAACAAGCCTATAAAAATGAGATATTGTTTAGAGAGATGAAAGATAGCCTATCTAATACAGAAAACACAAAACTAATTACTCGCCTAGAATCGGAATATGCTTTCAAAAAAGTAGAAGACTCGCTTCATAAAGAAAATATTGTACAAGCCGAGCAAATCGAAAAAGATAAAATTGAAGCTAAATTTCAGCGTAATATCAATATTTTGGTTCTCATTATTTTAGTTATTGTAGTAATAACTGCTGTATTTATTTATCGCAGTCAGAGCAAGACAAAAAAACTAAATAGTCAGTTGAACAAGCAAAAGAAAGAATTAGCAGAAGTGAACGGCGAACTTCAAGGGCTAAATGAAGAATTACAACAAAACCAAGATGAAATTATTGCTCAAAGAGATTCTATTGAATCTCAAAATCAACTTCTTGAAGAACAAAATCAAAACATAGCGCATAGCATCAACGCTGCTCAAACCATACAAGCTGCTATCTTGCCTTATCAAGAGCGTATGAAAAAAGAGCTAGGAGAATATTTTATTATCTATCGTCCTCGTGATGTAGTTTCTGGAGATTTTTATTGGTTGGGAAATCTAAAAGGCAAAACCATTATTGGTGCATTGGACTGTACTGGACACGGTGTTTCGGGTGCATTTATGAGTATGATAGGTTTTACTTTGCTCAATGAAATCATCAATACAAGGAAAGTTACAGAACCTGCCAAAATTTTAGAGCAACTAAGAAACGATATTAGAAGAGCTTTAAGGCAAAATGAAACAGGAATGAGCAACGGAATGGATGCTGTTTTTATTACCATAGAAGATGATGAAACTGCTTCTATGAAAAAAGTTACCTTTGCAGGAGCAAAATGTCCGTTGTGGTACGTAAATGCAGAAAAAAATAAAGTAGAGAAGATAAAAGGAAGTAATATTTCTATTGGTTTGGATTATAAAGAAGTTCGTAATTTTGAATCAACTACTTTATTACTACCAAAAGACAGTCTATTATATTTTGGTTCAGATGGAATCATAGACCAAAACGATAACAATAAAAAGAAATTTGGCTCTATCAGATTAAAAGAGTTTTTTCAAGAAAGTCATCACTTACCACTTGAAGAGCAAAAACAAAAACTAGAAGAACAAATAGATGCCCACATGCAAAATACCAAACAACGTGATGATATTTTATGGATGGGAGTGAAAATATGA